The genomic stretch TCCGGATTCTGGTCGAGGATATTCCCGCCTGTTACCGGGCGCTCGGTATTGTGCATACCCGCTGGCGTGTCGTGCCCGGTCGCTTCAAGGACTATATCTCGACGCCGAAGCAGAACGACTACCGCTCGATCCACACCACGATCGTCGGTCCGTCTCGCCAGCGTATCGAGCTGCAGATCCGTACGCGCCGCATGCATGAAATCGCCGAATTTGGTATCGCCGCCCATGCGCTCTACAAGGATGGCGAAAACACCGACGGCGATCTCTTGCCCCGCGAAAGCAATGCCTATTCCTGGCTGCGCCACACGATCGAGGCGCTGGCCGAAGGCGATAACCCGGAAGAATTCCTGGAGCACACCAAGCTCGAGCTCTTCCAGGACCAGGTCTTCTGCTTCACCCCGAAAGGCAAGCTGATCGCACTTCCGCGCGGCGCGACCCCGATCGACTTTGCCTATGCCGTCCACACCAATATCGGCGACACGACCGTTGGCGCGAAGATCAACGGCTCGATCATGCCTCTGGTCACCCGCCTGTCGAACGGCGACGAGGTCGAAATCATCCGCTCCGGCGTCCAGGTGCCGCCGGCGGCCTGGGAAGAAATCGTGGTCACCGGCAAGGCGCGCGCTGCCATCCGCCGCGCCACACGCATGGCGATCCGCAAGCAATATGCAGGCCTCGGCCAGCGCATTCTGGAGCGCACTTTCGAGCGTGCTGGAAAGGTTTTCTCCAAGGACAATCTGCGTCCGGTGCTGCATCGCCTCGGCCAGAGGGATGTCGAGGATGCCATTGCTTCCGTCGGTCGCGGTGAGAGCTCCTCGCTCGACGTGCTGCGTGCCGTCTATCCCGACTATCAGGACGAGCGCGTCACGGTAAAGCCATCGTCCGACGATGGCTGGTTTGCCATGAACAGCGCAAACGGCATGGTCTTCAAGCTGCCAGGCAAGCCAAGCCAGAAGGGCAATGCGCCGACTGCCAATGATGGACCGGATCCGCTGCCGATCCGTGGCCTCTCCGGAAATGCCGAGGTGCATTTCGGTCCGGCAGGTGCGGTGCCGGGTGATCGTATCGTCGGCATCATGGACGATGAAAAGGGCATCACCATCTATCCGATCCAGGCGGCCACCCTGCAACGGTTCGAAAACGAGCCGGAGCGCTGGATCGATGTCCGCTGGGATCTCGATGAGGCAAACAAGTCCCGCTTCGTCGCCCGCATTCTGATCAACGCCATCAACGAGCCCGGCACGCTGGCGACAGTCGCCCAATGCGTTGCGCGCCTCGATATCAATATCCGTGTTCTGAACATGATCCGGATTGCGACCGACTTCACCGAGATGGCACTGGACGTCGAGGTCTGGGATCTGCGCCAATTGAGCCAGCTGCTTGGCGAGTTGAAGGAACTCGACTGTATCTCGACCGTCAAGCGTGTCTTCGACTGAGCATGCTGCCGGGCGGGGTAGAGAAGCTCAAGCCCGGCAAATCTGTGGCATTTGCCAGTTTTTTGGCCACAGTCCTGCCTAATGCGTAAACCGATACTCTCGGGCTATGCGTTCATCGCATATCTGCCTTTGCCAATTGGATCTGGTCCTTTGTGCGGCGCACAATTACATTCGGTTCAACACAAAGAGACATAGAACCGAGGACCGAAAGATGTTCGAACCTATCCGTAAAATCGCCCGTTCGCTGCGTGTGCCTTCTGTTGCCGAGCGCGAAATGATGTATCTCAACGGCGCCCGCGACCTCGTCGACCTGGAATACCGCCAGCGTCAGATAGACCGTGGCATGTTCCGTCGCGGCTTCTGATAACGGCTGAAATGCTGAATGGCGCCGGCTGCTCGGTCGGCGTCCGCAAAGACGGGGTCCCATAAGACAAAGGGATACCTCGCGGGTCTTGTCCTTGGCGGACAAAATCCCGTAGATAGACGGCATGTTGTTTCGTCGTCGCCAGCCAATCTCGTTTTCCAACAAGCTTCGCGAATTCGTGTGGCCTCGCAAGGGTTTTACAAGACCTTTTCACTACGTTGCAAAACGCATCCTCCGGCTTACGGCGACGCCGCATGCGATTGCTGCCGGTGTCGTGGCTGGTGTCATCGCATCCTGGACGCCCTTCATGGGCTTTCACTTCATCCTGGCTTTCGTCCTTGCCTATCTGTTCGCCGGCAACATGGTGGCTGCGGCTTTGGGCACAGCCTTCGGCAATCCTTTGACCTTTCCCCTGATCTGGGCGACCACCTGGGAAGTGGGAGAAATGATCCTGGATCGGGGAGCCGATGTGGAACGCAAGATCAACCTGCACAAGCTCTTCTCCTCTTTCGAAGTGCACCAGCTGTGGGAACCGGTCCTCAAGCCCATGTTGGTCGGAGCAATCCCTCTGGCATTTGTGAGCGGCATCATCTTCTACATCTTGACCTATCTTGCCGTGCATGGTTTCCAGCGTCGACGCAGGTTGCGTCTGGCCGAGCGGGCCAAGGCCCGCCTCGCGACGGCGCTTGATGGCAAGGCGAGCGTCTGATCATGATCATCGGTTTGGGAAGCGACCTGATGGACATTCGAAGGGTCGAGCAGTCGCTGGAGCGGTTCGGAGACCGTTTCACCCATCGCTGCTTCACCGAAATCGAGCGCCGCAAGTCCGACGGTCGCAAGAATCGTGCAGCGTCCTATGCCAAGCGCTTTGCTGCCAAGGAGGCGATGTGCAAGGCGCTGGGCACAGGAATTGCGCAGGGCGTTTTCTGGAAGGACATGGGCGTCATAAATCTGCCGTCAGGCAAGCCCACGATGAAACTCACCGGAGGGGCAGAAGAAGTGCTCAATCGGCTGCTGCCGCCCGGCCATCGTCCCGTCATCCATCTCACCATCACCGATGATTTCCCCTATGCCCAGGCCTTCGTCATCATCGAAGCACTGCCGACCGACACCTGAGACAGGTGGCCGCGCAGAAGACGGTGGCATGGACATTGCCGTTGACGCACGAAACGACTAGGAAGGGCGGGAATTTGCAAAAGGAAACCACCAGCGTGAGCGAAGACAAGAAGCCAAGCGCCCTTTGGGAAAACATCAAGGTCATTATCCAGGCGCTGCTGCTGGCGATGGTTATCCGGACGGTCTTCTTTCAACCCTTCACGATCCCGTCCGGCTCGATGATGCCGACCTTGCTGGTCGGTGACTATATCTTCGTCAACAAGTTCTCCTACGGTTACTCGAAGTATTCCTTGCCGTTTTCACCCGATCTGTTCGAAGGTCGCATCTTCGCAAGTGAACCGGAGCGTGGCGATATTGCCGTCTTCCGTTTCCCGCCAAACCCGAAAATCGACTATATCAAGCGTGTTGTCGGCCTGCCCGGCGATCGCATCCAGATGATCGATGGCGCGCTCTTCATCAATGGTCAGCCTGTGCCGCGTGTTGAAGACGGCACGTTTACATCGGATTACCGTCTCGATCCCGGTGCGGATGTGCCGATGTTACGCGAAACGCTGGAGAATGGCGTGAGCTACGAGACGCTCGATCAGGCGCAGAACACCCGTGGCGACAACACCCGGGAATTCATTGTTCCCGAAGGTCATTATTTCATGATGGGCGACAACCGCGACAACTCGCTCGACAGCCGCTTTGATGTCGGCTTCGTTCCGGCTGAAAATCTTGTCGGCAAGGCTTCGCTCATTTTCTTCTCGCTCGGCAATGACACCTCGTTCCGCGAAATCTGGAAATGGCCGACCAACATGCGCTGGGATCGGTTGTTCAAGGCGGTCGAATGAAGAAACCGGCGGCACTTGCGGAGGAGGAATGGCGGCAGCTTGAAGAGGCGGTTGGACACCGCTTTGTCGATCGCGACCGCCTGAGCCGGGCTCTCACTCACGCAAGTGTCACCGCCTCGAAGACGCGCGGGGACTATGAGCGGCTTGAGTTTCTGGGCGACCGCGTGCTTGGTCTGTGCATCGCCGAACTGCTGTTCTCGGTCCACAGCACGGCGACCGAGGGCGAGCTTTCGGTTCGCTTCAACCAGCTCGTCAGCGCCGAAACATGTGCGGCCATCGCCGACGAACTCGCTCTCCATCGCTTCATTCGCACCGGGGCCGATGTCAAGGCGATCACGGCGAAGAACATGCTGAATGTCCGTGCTGATGTGGTGGAAAGCCTGATTGCCGCTATCTATCTGGATGCTGGCCTGGAAGCCGCGCGGGCGTTCATCCTGCGCCACTGGACCGAACGCGCGCGCAGCGCCGAAGGTGCAAGGCGTGACGCCAAGACCGAATTGCAGGAATGGGCCCATGCCCGCCATGGCAGGGCGCCGACATATAAGGTTGCCGAACGATCCGGACCGGATCATGATCCCCGTTTTACGGTGATCGTCGAAATCCCCGGGGTTGCACCCGAGACAGGAACAGAACGCTCAAAGCGCGCTGCCGAACAGGTGGCCGCCACGAAGCTCCTCGAACGAGAGGGCATCTGGACAAAGTCCTGATCAGCCCCGATTGGAAGTCATGACCGAACACGAAAACACAGAAGCCGCTGGCGAACCGGCGGCACATTCACCGACCAAATCCGGTTTTGTTGCCCTCATCGGGCCAACCAATGCCGGCAAGTCGACGCTGGTGAACCGCTTTGTCGGAGCCAAGGTCTCGATCGTCAGCCACAAGGTGCAGACGACGCGGGCCGTGATGCGCGGAATCGCGATCCACAAGAACGCCCAGATCGTTTTCATGGACACGCCCGGCATCTTCAAGCCGCGCCGCAAGCTTGACCGTGCCATGGTCACTTCCGCCTGGGGTGGTGCCAAGGATGCCGATCTGATTCTGCTCCTGATTGATAGCGAGCGCGGGCTTCGCGGTGATGCCGAGGCGATCCTGGAGGGGCTGAAGGATGTGCCGCAGCCCAAGATCCTGGTGCTCAACAAGATCGACCGGGTCAAGGCCGAAGACCTCCTGCAACTGGCCGCCAAGGCCAATGAAGCCGTCAAGTTCGAGCGGACCTTCATGATCTCGGCAACGACGGGCTCAGGCTGCGACGATGTCATGGATTATCTGGCAGACACT from Peteryoungia desertarenae encodes the following:
- a CDS encoding DUF2062 domain-containing protein — protein: MLFRRRQPISFSNKLREFVWPRKGFTRPFHYVAKRILRLTATPHAIAAGVVAGVIASWTPFMGFHFILAFVLAYLFAGNMVAAALGTAFGNPLTFPLIWATTWEVGEMILDRGADVERKINLHKLFSSFEVHQLWEPVLKPMLVGAIPLAFVSGIIFYILTYLAVHGFQRRRRLRLAERAKARLATALDGKASV
- the acpS gene encoding holo-ACP synthase, producing MIIGLGSDLMDIRRVEQSLERFGDRFTHRCFTEIERRKSDGRKNRAASYAKRFAAKEAMCKALGTGIAQGVFWKDMGVINLPSGKPTMKLTGGAEEVLNRLLPPGHRPVIHLTITDDFPYAQAFVIIEALPTDT
- a CDS encoding DUF3563 family protein, encoding MFEPIRKIARSLRVPSVAEREMMYLNGARDLVDLEYRQRQIDRGMFRRGF
- the era gene encoding GTPase Era, yielding MTEHENTEAAGEPAAHSPTKSGFVALIGPTNAGKSTLVNRFVGAKVSIVSHKVQTTRAVMRGIAIHKNAQIVFMDTPGIFKPRRKLDRAMVTSAWGGAKDADLILLLIDSERGLRGDAEAILEGLKDVPQPKILVLNKIDRVKAEDLLQLAAKANEAVKFERTFMISATTGSGCDDVMDYLADTFPEGPWYYPEDQISDLPMRQLAAEITREKLFLRLHQELPYSSHVETEKWEERKDGSVRIEQVIYVERDSQKKIVLGKNGEAIKSISTASRKEMSEILEQPVHLFLFVKVRENWGNDPERFREMGLEFPRD
- the rnc gene encoding ribonuclease III; translation: MKKPAALAEEEWRQLEEAVGHRFVDRDRLSRALTHASVTASKTRGDYERLEFLGDRVLGLCIAELLFSVHSTATEGELSVRFNQLVSAETCAAIADELALHRFIRTGADVKAITAKNMLNVRADVVESLIAAIYLDAGLEAARAFILRHWTERARSAEGARRDAKTELQEWAHARHGRAPTYKVAERSGPDHDPRFTVIVEIPGVAPETGTERSKRAAEQVAATKLLEREGIWTKS
- a CDS encoding RelA/SpoT family protein yields the protein MMRQYELVERVQKYKPDANEALLNKAYVYAMQKHGKQTRASGDPYISHPLEVAAILTEMHLDESTIAVALLHDTIEDTSATRAEIDELFGEDIGRLVEGLTKLKKLDLVTKKAKQAENLRKLLLAISDDVRVLLVKLADRLHNMRTLEHMRDDKRARISEETMEIYAPLAGRMGMQDMRDELEDLSFRYINPEAYETVTKRLSELSTRNEGLITKIEDELRDLLIANGVANPWVKGRQKKPYSVFRKMQSKSLSFEQLSDVYGFRILVEDIPACYRALGIVHTRWRVVPGRFKDYISTPKQNDYRSIHTTIVGPSRQRIELQIRTRRMHEIAEFGIAAHALYKDGENTDGDLLPRESNAYSWLRHTIEALAEGDNPEEFLEHTKLELFQDQVFCFTPKGKLIALPRGATPIDFAYAVHTNIGDTTVGAKINGSIMPLVTRLSNGDEVEIIRSGVQVPPAAWEEIVVTGKARAAIRRATRMAIRKQYAGLGQRILERTFERAGKVFSKDNLRPVLHRLGQRDVEDAIASVGRGESSSLDVLRAVYPDYQDERVTVKPSSDDGWFAMNSANGMVFKLPGKPSQKGNAPTANDGPDPLPIRGLSGNAEVHFGPAGAVPGDRIVGIMDDEKGITIYPIQAATLQRFENEPERWIDVRWDLDEANKSRFVARILINAINEPGTLATVAQCVARLDINIRVLNMIRIATDFTEMALDVEVWDLRQLSQLLGELKELDCISTVKRVFD
- the lepB gene encoding signal peptidase I, with the protein product MSEDKKPSALWENIKVIIQALLLAMVIRTVFFQPFTIPSGSMMPTLLVGDYIFVNKFSYGYSKYSLPFSPDLFEGRIFASEPERGDIAVFRFPPNPKIDYIKRVVGLPGDRIQMIDGALFINGQPVPRVEDGTFTSDYRLDPGADVPMLRETLENGVSYETLDQAQNTRGDNTREFIVPEGHYFMMGDNRDNSLDSRFDVGFVPAENLVGKASLIFFSLGNDTSFREIWKWPTNMRWDRLFKAVE